A single window of Pseudarthrobacter psychrotolerans DNA harbors:
- a CDS encoding Z1 domain-containing protein, translating to MDESTTEIVSRFADPTWDETYQTKGLVVGHVQSGKTANFTGTVAKAIDAGYRLIIVLTGTLELLRSQTQRRLDKELVGFENIVGGIDLSDEVLARDIDYIANQDSDWLAGDQFVKFGYDPESVPGVPHIIRLTKSTDDYKSLKAGLDTLDYKSHIRNQQKIYHPDNLWDTPVRLVVIKKNATVLRKLIKDLKQIRGNTQDYPALIIDDEADQAGINTKKPPVKLTKEEQEEEDKQARERTAINKLLSELLGILPRAQYVGYTATPFANVFIDASDVDDIYPKDFIFSLTPPNAYMGGRSFHDRYLVLAPGETKTAATSNQAAYVRDISSTPNLIELRQREMQRAMDSFVLSGAIKLWRKARGSRGDFKHHTMLFHESVRQVEHNALADEIHRLWKRSDYLGFDGYDRMAELWADDFAVVMQELTQRTDSELPDPRTHPVPSSFDDVAVYLPEVVKRVEDGIRPIAVVNGDKDSEYTQAGADFQKGPVWKMLVGGAKLSRGYTIEGLTVTWYSRRALAADTLMQMGRWFGYRPGYRDLVRLYIARNVPASARNPKPYDLYEAFESMIGDEEEFRDQLEQFAELDENGQPQVRPIDIPPLVSQSLPWLRPTARSRMYNAQIVQYAKGDRFKDFFYLPPRDPKQSKNCENLMAMAPVLNRLTDMETFQYATATEKLSSYEAKTGLVPAQVVVDALSLFAWSKPGLADADIQFVKEAISKGNITEFKVVMAIPLRDPIIRMIDLDETRANQFPIVERNRRERGDFSGSSQWTRQPLEDLFTKEKEPNDPSSRTTGLSYLPSQLISGTAKTHSRNPDLCLPT from the coding sequence TTGGACGAATCAACCACAGAAATCGTTAGCCGGTTCGCCGACCCCACATGGGACGAAACCTACCAGACTAAAGGCCTTGTCGTAGGGCACGTCCAAAGTGGAAAAACGGCCAACTTCACAGGCACGGTAGCCAAAGCGATCGACGCTGGCTATCGCCTGATCATCGTTCTCACCGGAACACTTGAGCTCCTCCGAAGCCAGACCCAACGGCGCCTAGACAAGGAACTCGTCGGCTTCGAAAACATCGTTGGTGGAATCGACCTTTCGGACGAAGTACTCGCGAGAGACATCGACTACATAGCAAACCAGGACTCAGACTGGTTAGCAGGCGACCAGTTCGTAAAGTTCGGCTATGACCCGGAGAGCGTTCCGGGAGTCCCGCATATTATCCGCCTTACGAAAAGCACGGACGACTATAAGTCACTTAAAGCTGGCCTCGATACTCTTGATTACAAATCGCACATCCGTAACCAACAGAAGATTTACCACCCGGATAACCTGTGGGACACTCCTGTCCGGCTCGTCGTGATCAAGAAGAACGCAACCGTCCTGCGCAAGCTCATCAAAGACCTCAAACAGATCCGGGGCAACACTCAGGACTATCCCGCGCTGATCATCGATGATGAGGCCGATCAGGCCGGAATCAACACCAAAAAACCCCCTGTGAAGCTCACCAAAGAGGAACAGGAGGAAGAAGATAAGCAGGCCCGAGAGCGGACCGCCATCAACAAACTCTTGTCAGAACTCTTGGGGATCTTGCCGCGCGCCCAGTATGTGGGATACACGGCAACCCCCTTCGCAAACGTCTTCATTGACGCTTCGGACGTCGATGACATCTACCCCAAGGACTTCATTTTCAGCCTGACTCCACCAAACGCCTACATGGGAGGCCGGTCCTTCCACGACCGATATCTAGTCCTTGCACCCGGCGAGACCAAGACTGCTGCAACAAGTAATCAAGCAGCGTATGTGAGAGATATATCCTCAACGCCCAACCTGATTGAACTCAGGCAGCGTGAAATGCAAAGAGCCATGGATTCGTTCGTTCTCTCCGGCGCAATCAAGCTTTGGCGCAAAGCCAGGGGCAGTCGGGGCGACTTCAAGCACCACACCATGCTCTTCCATGAATCCGTCAGGCAAGTCGAGCACAACGCTCTGGCGGACGAAATACACCGGTTATGGAAGAGATCCGATTACCTGGGCTTCGACGGCTATGACCGCATGGCAGAACTATGGGCAGACGACTTCGCCGTAGTCATGCAAGAACTGACGCAGAGGACCGATTCTGAGCTTCCCGATCCACGGACACACCCTGTGCCCTCCTCGTTCGACGACGTCGCAGTCTACCTTCCCGAAGTCGTGAAGCGCGTCGAGGATGGGATCCGCCCAATTGCGGTCGTCAACGGCGACAAAGACAGCGAATATACCCAGGCCGGAGCCGACTTCCAGAAGGGGCCCGTGTGGAAAATGCTCGTCGGCGGGGCTAAGCTCTCCCGTGGCTACACGATTGAAGGCCTCACCGTGACGTGGTACTCACGAAGAGCACTGGCAGCAGACACCCTGATGCAGATGGGCCGCTGGTTCGGGTATCGACCCGGATATCGGGATCTGGTGCGGCTATACATCGCACGCAATGTCCCGGCCTCGGCCAGGAACCCTAAGCCCTATGACCTTTACGAAGCTTTTGAATCGATGATTGGCGACGAGGAAGAGTTTCGGGACCAGCTTGAACAGTTCGCTGAACTGGACGAAAACGGGCAGCCGCAGGTACGCCCTATCGACATCCCCCCGCTCGTATCACAGAGCCTGCCTTGGCTCAGGCCGACTGCACGCAGCCGCATGTACAACGCTCAGATTGTCCAATATGCCAAAGGCGACCGCTTCAAGGACTTTTTTTATCTGCCGCCCCGGGATCCGAAGCAAAGCAAGAACTGCGAAAATCTGATGGCAATGGCGCCCGTGCTCAACCGTCTTACGGACATGGAAACTTTCCAATACGCGACGGCCACCGAGAAACTTTCTTCCTACGAAGCCAAAACAGGTCTCGTGCCGGCACAGGTCGTTGTTGACGCGCTATCTCTTTTTGCGTGGAGCAAACCAGGTCTTGCTGACGCTGACATTCAATTCGTCAAAGAAGCCATCAGCAAGGGAAACATCACAGAGTTCAAAGTCGTCATGGCAATTCCTCTAAGAGATCCAATCATCCGGATGATTGATCTCGATGAGACGAGAGCTAATCAGTTCCCAATCGTCGAACGAAACAGACGCGAACGCGGAGACTTTTCTGGATCCTCTCAATGGACACGACAGCCCCTTGAAGACCTATTCACCAAGGAGAAGGAGCCGAACGATCCCTCTTCCCGGACAACTGGGCTATCATACTTACCCTCGCAGCTGATCAGTGGAACGGCCAAAACGCATTCTCGAAACCCGGATCTCTGCCTGCCGACGTAG